The following proteins are co-located in the Cupriavidus pauculus genome:
- a CDS encoding single-stranded DNA-binding protein, whose protein sequence is MASVNKVILVGNLGADPETRYMPSGDAVTNIRLATTDRYKDKQSGEFKEATEWHRIAFFGKLAEIAGQYLRKGSSVYIEGRIRTRKWQDQSGQDKYSTEIVADQMQMLGARQGGGGGGDEGGYGGGGGGGGGYSRESQGGSGGAGYGGGRGQGGGGAGGSGGQQGGQRRQQQSSNGFEDMDDDIPF, encoded by the coding sequence ATGGCATCGGTCAACAAAGTCATCCTCGTCGGCAACCTGGGCGCCGACCCGGAAACCCGCTACATGCCCAGCGGCGACGCCGTCACCAACATCCGGCTCGCGACGACCGACCGCTACAAGGACAAGCAGAGCGGCGAGTTCAAGGAAGCGACCGAGTGGCACCGCATCGCGTTCTTCGGCAAGCTGGCCGAGATCGCCGGCCAGTACCTGCGCAAGGGTTCGTCGGTCTACATCGAAGGCCGCATCCGCACCCGCAAGTGGCAGGACCAGTCCGGCCAGGACAAGTACAGCACCGAAATCGTCGCCGACCAGATGCAGATGCTGGGCGCCCGCCAGGGCGGCGGTGGCGGCGGTGACGAGGGTGGCTACGGCGGCGGTGGCGGTGGTGGCGGCGGCTACAGCCGCGAATCGCAAGGCGGCAGCGGTGGCGCCGGCTACGGCGGCGGCCGCGGCCAGGGCGGCGGCGGGGCTGGTGGCAGCGGCGGCCAGCAGGGCGGCCAGCGTCGCCAGCAACAGTCGTCGAACGGCTTCGAGGATATGGACGACGATATTCCGTTCTAA
- a CDS encoding toll/interleukin-1 receptor domain-containing protein — MSLTPIREAVEKEAAAKPDLRDCFLCHAWDDRQGAAKELHDLLEAAGVKVWFSEKDLGLGVPMMRAIDKGLAASKIGLVLVTPALLARLPKEGVADKELSTLLQGNRLVPIVHGTTYTALRDVSPMLASRSGLDTSEDTMAVVATKIAELVSIWS, encoded by the coding sequence GTGTCCCTGACTCCGATTCGCGAGGCTGTTGAAAAGGAAGCAGCGGCGAAGCCGGACCTTAGGGATTGCTTCCTCTGCCACGCTTGGGATGACAGGCAGGGCGCGGCCAAGGAGCTGCACGATTTGCTTGAGGCGGCTGGTGTCAAGGTCTGGTTTAGCGAGAAGGACCTTGGTCTTGGCGTACCGATGATGCGAGCTATCGATAAAGGCTTAGCGGCCTCGAAAATTGGGCTCGTCTTGGTGACCCCCGCATTGTTGGCACGCCTTCCGAAAGAGGGTGTCGCTGACAAAGAACTTTCGACTCTTCTGCAAGGTAACCGTCTCGTGCCCATTGTGCACGGCACTACCTACACTGCGCTCCGCGATGTCAGCCCCATGCTTGCTTCTCGAAGCGGACTTGACACGTCGGAAGATACGATGGCGGTAGTCGCAACCAAAATTGCCGAGCTGGTTTCTATCTGGAGCTGA
- a CDS encoding site-specific integrase, whose translation MHARFHVVTVRHSDGERLPILLDADRQPIGWINEYAIQRLRSRLSANSLTKALHVLGLLWLWAVQHSIPLQARLLAGDGLSPDEIASQLYPWLRRDFQSRVAVRRLVVAPTTVAQRLQVVMQFIRWHLERAMARLPIGSPELSHVRERLATMQHTFATAGPRRAEPVHHASPLSEERVNRLLSICRPGSDENPWKAAYQDRNYVIVLVLLLLGIRRGELLKLRVADCVLSGAIPEIRVERSPDDAKDPRRHEPQVKTESRQLPCDRALASLLNSYICRTRRAIPGADKSPFLFLSRDGAPMSLARVNGLLTQVGAAHAEFRDLHPHCLRSTCATNFRARALRTGLDEERVEKHMMYFFGWRSSDSIRPYVWQAIRRESCELSLAYQSTVFNASMTDIE comes from the coding sequence ATGCACGCCCGATTCCATGTGGTGACGGTCCGGCACTCCGACGGCGAGCGCCTGCCGATCTTGCTGGACGCAGACCGGCAACCTATTGGCTGGATCAACGAGTATGCAATTCAGCGGCTGCGTTCGCGGCTGTCGGCCAACAGCCTGACCAAGGCACTGCATGTCCTCGGTCTGCTGTGGCTGTGGGCGGTCCAGCATTCCATTCCGCTGCAGGCGAGATTGCTTGCCGGCGACGGCCTCTCACCGGACGAGATTGCCAGTCAACTCTATCCTTGGTTAAGGCGCGACTTCCAATCGCGAGTGGCGGTACGTCGGCTGGTCGTCGCCCCGACTACCGTAGCGCAGCGTCTGCAGGTTGTCATGCAGTTCATTCGTTGGCATCTGGAGAGGGCTATGGCCCGATTGCCGATTGGAAGCCCGGAGTTGAGCCACGTCAGGGAGCGATTGGCCACGATGCAGCACACCTTCGCCACGGCCGGGCCAAGGCGTGCCGAGCCGGTACATCATGCGTCGCCGCTGTCCGAGGAGCGGGTGAACCGCCTCCTGAGCATCTGCCGTCCCGGCAGTGATGAAAATCCGTGGAAGGCCGCGTATCAGGACCGCAATTACGTCATCGTTCTGGTGCTGTTGTTGTTGGGTATCCGGCGGGGCGAACTCCTCAAACTACGGGTTGCGGACTGTGTCTTATCGGGTGCGATTCCGGAGATCCGGGTCGAGCGCTCGCCTGACGACGCGAAGGACCCTCGCCGCCATGAACCCCAGGTGAAGACAGAGTCGCGCCAGTTGCCTTGCGATCGGGCGCTGGCTTCACTGCTGAATTCCTATATCTGTCGTACACGTCGAGCGATACCGGGGGCGGACAAAAGTCCGTTCCTATTCCTGAGCCGAGATGGCGCACCGATGAGCCTGGCTCGCGTCAACGGCTTGCTCACACAGGTGGGCGCTGCACATGCTGAATTCCGCGATCTGCACCCGCACTGCCTGCGCAGTACGTGCGCGACGAACTTCCGTGCGCGAGCACTGCGGACAGGCCTGGACGAGGAGCGCGTCGAGAAGCACATGATGTACTTCTTCGGCTGGCGCTCGTCGGATTCCATCCGACCTTATGTTTGGCAAGCGATCAGGCGCGAGTCCTGTGAGCTCAGCCTTGCGTACCAATCGACGGTCTTTAATGCATCGATGACCGATATCGAATGA